A region of the Corvus moneduloides isolate bCorMon1 chromosome 26, bCorMon1.pri, whole genome shotgun sequence genome:
agggcaccaggagcagccGCTAAGATGCAGTGGGGGTGTCCATCTGGCCGGCCTGCAGAGGGGAGGAGGCCAGCAGGTCCCACTAGGGCTGGCATTGAGCGGTGCTgacaggaaatgaaaaggaagagaaaaaaagagaggagaggagaggagaggagaggaaacaaTAGGCAGAAGCTCTAAATCCAGAGTCTTAAAGTTCTGTCTTCAGTCCAGCAGCATGTTCTGAGGTCGTGGAGGTTCTTGCCTGAGGATGttggtggtggcagcagctttaGCAGGGACGACAACATCTTTCACCATAGCCGCtggtgatgcaggagatgtcaaagcccccggagctgatgggcactccttcagagctgaggatgctgccaacgGCAGcggaggtggaggatcccaccacggtgttctgtgggaaggagctgaggatgggcccgggcagggtcaccagcacagcaggcGGCTCAATGACGACGgtggagctctggcactgcctgacacagcactcattgcagctgttggccagcgggcaggggccgcagggctggcagcaagggTTGCAGGGCCGGCACTGCTGGCACTTCTCAGGGCAGGACATGTCTCGAGCCTGGCGCTGCacctggcacagagggcagggaggaagcagagcacaCGCACACCTGAGACACAGCCCGCAAGGCACCCCCAGCAACACAAGGCCCCTGCTGCTTGcgcagctccagcctgtgcgGGCCCAAACTGGGGATCCTGGGCCTCAGCCCAGCACGCTCCTTCAGAgctcagccagccccagccgtgctgctgcccagcctggatgCAAAGAAGCACCTcagcccagcctcagcctcTGGCCACAACACACGCTCTCCCCTCTGCCCACACGAGCACCATCGGAGAACACCCCAGAAGAACAAGGAGTGGGAACAAAGGCTGGAAAGCTCAACCCTGTCCTAGAGAGGGTGGAGGAGAAAAGGGCTTCCAGCTCACCTGGTTCCCAAAGAGCAGGAGGTGACAGAAGTGGATGAGACAGCCACCAGTTAGGCTGCCTTTTATGCTGGCCCCACAGTGCCTCAGGGCTCCAAGTCCGTGCTGCCTGAGTGATAAATTTCCTGTGTGATCCCAATGAATGGAAAGATCTCTGGGAATGGTATGGCATGACTTGCTGGTTCCCTCTACCATGACTTTGCGTTTCCTGGCCTACatcattcccattccctcaCGGACACTTCTTCTGAGAGCTGGTATGTGAGATTCCAGTTTTTCCTGAGGGCAAGGATGTGTTGGTGTGcagaaattatgaaattatgAATTAATTGCAGAAGGGATGCCAAGGAGGCAGGTGATGCCAGCCTGGGGCACTCTGGTGATTTGTCCCTGCCAGATTTTTCTAATTCCTGCTGACTGGAAGGGCCtcatctgctcccagccctctgctcttTGAATTGTTGCCCAAGGGTTCCCCTGTGTGCTTTTCCCATGGGGTAGAAGCTCTTTGCCTTCCTCCTCGGCCTGCACAATCCATGAGACTCCTGTAGCACTGCTGCCTGAGCTTCTGTCCTGCTtggagtgctgtgtccctgctctggctgggagctgcccagcagctcctgagtcACATCCCTTGCCATGGCCTGTGCCCCATGTGCTGCCCCGCAATAATGTGCGTGGCAGCGTGGCTGTGCCCCCAGTGTGTACGAGTGCCTGCACATCCCTGGGCTTTGTGCACTCGTGGGAACACCCCCTGAGAGCCTCTGGCCTACACGGGGATGGTtgtgcacagggcagagcactTGTGTGCAGTCCCCTGCCCGTGCGCCTGTGCACGTTTGCTGGGGTCTGTGCGTCTGGGTTCATCTCTGTGCACACCTGGGGCAGGCTGGCAATGTGTCAGTGCCcgtttgtgtgtctgtgtgtgtgtgtgtccacaGCTGTGCCTGAGCTCACGTCTCAGCCCAGCCATTGCAAGCCTCGTCGGGacttccctgcccagcagtgccagccactCGCACACACTCAGCCCCCGCGTTATCGGCAGGGACCTGGAGAGGGCCACGGCCCTCACGGCACACCGAGGACAGTCCCAAAGCCAGGCCCATCCCTTTGATGCTGCCCTCCAGGCAGCCTTGGGACACTCCGCTCTTTCCCGGGGTCCTTGCTCCTGCCTCATGGAGAAACTTGGAGGTTACCGGGTTCTGgtggctctgtggggatgggggagTCCTGTGGCCACCGTGGCCTTTGTCCTGAGCCAGGAGCTATGGGAGAAGGATGCTGTCAAAGAGCACGAGGCATGTGGAGAAAAGAGTTTGACCATGTCTGGGAGGTGGAGGCAAGAAGGTGGAAGATTTGCTCCTCTCGCACAcccagaaggggaaaaagtggcagctgccagcacgaTGTGAGGAGGATTTTGGCTCTGTTCTCATGCTTGGTTGAGCCAGTGAAACCCCTCAGCCCTGCGTGTCTGGACAGAAGGTGGGCAGAAGGCTTATTGTGAGGGAGCTGTTTGAAGAGAGGACGTTGTGGACTATCCCCAGGCATTGCTGATTGCCATTCCCTCACCGGTGACCTTTTAACATCATCCTCTCCTGCTGGTCACCATTTTGGAGAAGCCAGGGATGTGTTTGTCAGCTCCaatggaaaaggcagaaattaagTCCACCGTGAAGTGTCCACCCTCTGCTGTTTCCACCTTTGCCCTGAGCTCACTGGAGGAGTTGCCACacaaggaaggagaaagcagaggcCCAGGTTTGGATGCAAAACAACTTTATTGAGTCTAAGGAAGAACAGGCTCAGAGAGGACACCAGGAGCAACCACTGAGGTGCAGTGGGGGTGTCCGTCTGcctggcctgcagaggaacgGAGGGAGGCCAACAGGTCCCAGTAGGCTGGCATTGAGTGGTGCCgacaggaaagggagggagggaggggaagagagtggaagaaaacagcagtaatCCAAGGGGTTAAATCCGTTGTTCCCAAGATCCATCTTCAGTCCAGCCCCAAGTTCTGAGGTCGTGGAGGTTCTTGCTCGAGGATGTTGCCAGCAGATTTAGCAGGGGGGACAGCATCTGCCGCCATAGCCGCtggtgatgcaggagatgtcaaagcccccggagctgatgggcactccgccagagctgaggatgctgccaacagcagcggaggtggaggatcccaccacggtgttctgtgggaaggagctgaggatgggcccgggCAGGGTCACCACCACTGGGGAGGGCTGGATGGCCACGgtggagctctggcactgcctgacacagcactcattgcagctgttggccagcgggcaggggccgcagggctggcagcaagggTTGCAGGACATGGCTCGGGGTCACAGGTGCacctggcacagagggcagggagaagcagaatgTAAGGACgcttgagaagcagcagtgcccccaagcaccctgcagccaaggcacCTCCTGGCCCACACTGCAGTGCCCACCTCAAAGCCCAGGAGCCACCTCAGCCAagtcccagcctctctctgcacaAGACCTTCTCccccctgccttctcccagcagaagcagctgccagccctgggctctgacAGCCTCGATCAGCTGAGACCTCCAGCCAGGAAAGAGCTGgtctggaagcaggaggagagaaggaggagaaggactgGAGGCTTCCCACTCACCTGATTcctgaggaggaggtgagagaagTGGATGCGAGAGCAGAGACTTGGGCTGCCTTTTATAGCAGTCCTGCACTGCCTCAGGCCCAGTAGCACCTTGGTGGAAGTAATAATTTTGTGACCAGCTCATGGCAAATGTGCACCATCCCAGCTAATGGCAGGCGCTGTGTCCTGGTTTCCTGCACTGCGGCCTCTTCATTTCCTGGCTTCTGCCGTGTGCGTTCCTGTGTGAAGACTTCTGTTAGGGCCGGGATGAGAGGCCTAAGTATTTCCAGGACATAAACACGTCAGATTCGGCAGAATGCTCGCATCATGGTCTGGTGGCATTCCATGCGGGCACGTGAGGTGAACCTGTGTCATTCCTGTGGGTTTGGTTGTGGCAAAGTTCTCAGGGCATCACTCTTGTTCTTCTTGTACACATGCACCTCTCTCCCTCATCTCTGCGTGAGAGCACATGAGTTTTCATGTGCAGCCTGGTGTTCTGGAGCATTCGGGAAGTGGCTCAGATATGCTTTGTGGTCTTGCTTCCCCTCTAATACGTCTCCCTTTGGCCAACAGCCCATGCCCgcttctgcagctccttcctgctcttgCCCTGGGCTGGATGACCAGCTGTCCCAAGGTTGGCCTTGGCTGCATGGATGGTGCTCACGACGCCACTCTATCAATCCCATGTGTGCAGtggacagagaagagaaaataaaagagaaaacaacttGGAGCTTGTTACAAGGCAGTTTGCTAAAGCAAACCCAAAGCGTTATGCGTGtatgagaaaagcagaaaaataaataattttatgtccAACTTCCCTCAGCAAGTGATGGCTGGCCActtccctggaagcagggcTTCCTCATGTGTAGTGGGTGCTCAGGAAGGCCAACTTTGTAAATAAGGCTGCAGGAATGGGCTCTGTGGGAGGAGTGCAGCGTCTCCCGCCGCGTCTGACTGAGTCAGTTCCAAGGGTGTCCAAAGGGGACTCAGCGCTGCCCAACACTGAGCACATTTGTCACTCTGATGATGCCTCTGTGAAAGCGTATGTCATTAGAAAtggtctgggctggaagggaacttaaagatcatttatttCCACTCCCGCTGCCCCTCAGCAGACAGGCACTGACGCCACCCACTAAAGCGGGTTGATCAAAGAggtgtccaacctggccttgcacaCTTCCAGGGCTTGAGGCATCCAAAACTTTTCTGGGCAATTTCCTACAGTgcctcagcagcctcacagtGAGGCACATCTTTGTCAGCTCCAAGagaaagggaacaaagaaaATTGCACTGCCGGGATTCCAGCGCTCAGCTTCCTCCACTTTTTCCAGTGGGCAAACAGGCAGAGTTGCaacaggaagaaggagaaatcaGAGGCCAAAGTTTGAATGCAAAACCAACTTTATTgagtcaaaagaagaaaaggaggaggctCACAGagggcaccaggagcagccGCTAAGATGCAGTGGGGGTGTCCATCTGGCCGgcctgcagagggaaggaggccAACAGGTCCCACTAGGGCTGGCATTGAGTGGTGCTgacaggaaatgaaaaggaagagaaaaaagagaggagaggagaggagaggagaggagaggaaacaaTAGGCAGAAGCTCTAAATCCAGAGTCTTAAAGTTCTGTCTTCAGTCCAGCAGCATGTTCTGAGGTCGTGGAGGTTCTTGCCTGAGGATGttggtggtggcagcagctttaGCAGGGACGACAACATCTTTCACCATAGCCGCtggtgatgcaggagatgtcaaagcccccggagctgatgggcactccttcagagctgaggatgctgccaacgGCAGcggaggtggaggatcccaccacggtgttctgtgggaaggagctgaggatgggcccgggcagggtcaccagcacagcaggcGGCTCAATGACGACGgtggagctctggcactgcctgacacagcactcattgcagctgttggccagcgggcaggggccgcagggctggcagcaagggTTGCAGGGCCGGCACTGCTGGCACTTCTCAGGGCAGGACATGTCTCAAGCCTGGCGCTGCacctggcacagagggcagggaggaagcagagcacaCGCACACCTGAGACACAGCCCGCAAGGCACCCCCAGCAACACAAGGCCCCTGCTGCTTGcgcagctccagcctgtgcgGGCCCAAACTGGGGATCCTGGGCCTCAGCCCAGCACGCTCCTTCAGAgctcagccagccccagccgtgctgctgcccagcctggatgCAAAGAAGCACCTcagcccagcctcagcctcTGGCCACAACACACGCTCTCCCCTCTGCCCACACGAGCACCATCGGAGAACACCCCAGAAGAACAAGGAGTGGGAACAAGGGCTGGAAAGCTCAACCCTGTCCTAGAGAGGGTGGAGGAGAAAAGGGCTTCCAACTCACCTGGTTCccaaggagcaggaggtgacagaAGTGGATGAGACAGCCACCAGTTAGGCTGCCTTTTATGCTGGCCCCACAGTGCCTCAGGGCTCCAAGTCCGTGCTGCCTGAGTGATAAATTTCCTGTGTGATCCCAATGAATGGAAAGATCTCTGGGAATGGTATGGCATGACTTGCTGGTTCCCTCTAACATGACTTTGCGTTTCCTGGCCTACatcattcccattccctcaCGGACACTTCTTCTGAGAGCTGGTATGTGAGATTCCAGTTTTCCTGAGGGCAAGGATGTGTTGGTGTGcagaaattatgaaattatgAATTAATTGCAGAAGGGATGCCAAGGAGGCAGGTGATGCCAGCCTGGGGCACTCTGGTGATTTGTCCCTGCCAGATTTTTTCTAATTCCTGCTGACTGGAAGGGCCtcatctgctcccagccctctgctcttTGAATTGTCGCCCAAGGGTTCCCCTGTGTGCTTTTCCCATGGGGTAGAAGCTCTTTGCCTTCCTCCTCGGCCTGCACAATCCATGAGACTCCTGTAGCACTGCTGCCTGAGCTTCTGTCCTGCTtggagtgctgtgtccctgctctggctgggagctgcccagcagctcctgagtcACATCCCTTGCCATGGCCTGTGCCCCATGTGCTGCCCGCAATAATGTGCGTGGCAGCGTGGCTGTGCCCCAGTGTGTGCGAGTGCCTGCACATCCCTGGGCTTGTGCACTCGTGGGAACACCCCCTGAGAGCCTCTGGCCTACACGGGGATGGTtgtgcacagggcagagcactTGTGTGCAGCCCCCTGCCCGTGCGCCTGTGCACGTTTGCTGGGGTCTGTGCGTCTGGGTTCATCTCTGTGCACACCTGGGCAGGCTGGCAATGTGTCAGTGCCcgtttgtgtgtctgtgtgtgtgtgtgtgtccacaGCTGTGCCTGAGCTCACGTCTCAGCCCAGCCATTGCAAGCCTCGTCGGGacttccctgcccagcagtgccagccactCGCACACACTCAGCCCCACGTTATCGGCAGGGACCTGGAGAGGGCCACGGCCCTCACGGCACACCGAGGACAGTCCCAAAGCCAGGCCATCCCTTTGATGCTGCCTCCAGGCAGCCTTGGGACACTCCGCTCTTTCCCGGGGTCCTTGCTCCTGCCTCATGGAGAAACTTGGAGGTTACCGGGTTCTGgtggctctgtggggatgggggagTCCTGGTGGCCACCGTGGCCTTTGTCCTGAGCCAGGAGCTATGGGAGAAGGATGCTGTCAAAGAGCACGAGGCATGTGGAGAAAAGAGTTTGACCATGTCTGGGAGGTGGAGGCAAGAAGGTGGAAGATTTGCTCTCTCGCACAcccagaaggggaaaaagtggcagctgccagcacgaTGTGAGGAGGATTTTGGCTCTGTTCTCATGCTTGGTTGAGCCAGTGAAACCCCTCAGCCCTGCGTGTCTGGACAGAAGGTGGGCAGAAGGCTTATTGTGAGGGAGCTGTTTGAAGAGAGGACGTTGTGGACTATCCCCAGGCATTGCTGATTGCCATTCCCTCACCGGTGACCTTTTAACATCATCCTCTCCTGCTGGTCACCATTTTGGAGAAGCCAGGGATGTGTTTGTCAGCTCCaatggaaaaggcagaaattaaagTCCACCGTGAAGTGTCCACCCTCTGCTGTTTTCACCTTTTGCCCTGAGCTCACTGGAGGAGTTGCCACacaaggaaggagaaagcagaggcCCAGGTTTGGATGCAAAACAACTTTATTGAGTCTAAGGAAGAACAGGCTCAGAGAGGACACCAGGAGCAACCACTGAGGTGCAGTGGGGGTGTCCGTCTGcctggcctgcagaggaacgGAGGGAGGCCAACAGGTCCCAGTAGGCTGGCATTGAGTGGTGCCgacaggaaagggagggagggaggggaagagagtggaagaaaacagcagtaatCCAAGGGGTTAAATCCGTTGTTCCCAAGATCCATCTTCAGTCAGCCCCAAGTTCTGAGGTCGTGGAGGTTCTTGCTCGAGGATGTTTGCCAGCAGATTTAGCAGGGGGGACAGCATCTGCCGCCATAGCCGCtggtgatgcaggagatgtcaaagcccccggagctgatgggcactccgccagagctgaggatgctgccaacgGCAGcggaggtggaggatcccaccacggtgttctgtgggaaggagctgaggatgggcccgggCAGGGTCACCACCACTGGGGAGGGCTGGATGGCCACGGTGGAGCTCTGGactgcctgacacagcactcattgcagctgttggccagcgggcaggggccgcagggctggcagcaagggTTGCAGGACATGGCTCGGGGTCACAGGTGCacctggcacagagggcagggaggaagcagaATGTAAGGACgcttgagaagcagcagtgcccccaa
Encoded here:
- the LOC116456071 gene encoding feather keratin Cos1-2-like, whose amino-acid sequence is MSCNPCCQPCGPCPLANSCNECCVRQCQSSTVAIQPSPVVVTLPGPILSSFPQNTVVGSSTSAAVGSILSSGGVPISSGGFDISCITSGYGGRCCPPC
- the LOC116456045 gene encoding feather keratin Cos1-1/Cos1-3/Cos2-1-like; the protein is MVEGTSKSCHTIPRDLSIHWDHTGNLSLRQHGLGALRHCGASIKGSLTGGCLIHFCHLLLFGNQVQRQARDMSCPEKCQQCRPCNPCCQPCGPCPLANSCNECCVRQCQSSTVVIEPPAVLVTLPGPILSSFPQNTVVGSSTSAAVGSILSSEGVPISSGGFDISCITSGYGERCCRPC
- the LOC116456060 gene encoding feather keratin Cos1-1/Cos1-3/Cos2-1-like; this encodes MSCPEKCQQCRPCNPCCQPCGPCPLANSCNECCVRQCQSSTVVIEPPAVLVTLPGPILSSFPQNTVVGSSTSAAVGSILSSEGVPISSGGFDISCITSGYGERCCRPC